The following is a genomic window from Amaranthus tricolor cultivar Red isolate AtriRed21 chromosome 10, ASM2621246v1, whole genome shotgun sequence.
tttattattattataattattttttttatttttatttttaattttattatttttattattatttttattattattattattattatttttaattttaattattattattattaatttttttttgtttttattattatttttatttattattattattattattattattattattatttttattattatttttttttactttgttttttatttttattttattttaaatttttattattattattttttttatttttaaagtaaataataataataataataataataataataataataataataataataataataataataataataataataataataataataataaaaacaaaaattaaaaaaaaataataataaaaattaaatacattaatacatcacgtgcgtctcacatgcgggtcaacggttaaagatagcggtcaaaggccacaatccgttataaggtagtcttttgcaaacaattgtattatataaggtagttttttgcaaaaatttttatttaaggtagttttttgcaaaatagaGTATATACTAgataattttttaacattttgcctaaATTGTTTATCTGCtttttaaatttctattttgaTTCCTTTaggttttttgattttgtttctgTTCGATTTTATTCGAATTTTGTTCCCCATAAAGCTAAATAAAGACTTGGCACTGAGATCTGAACTCACCTAGACGCCTCTCATTTTCTCCCCCCTCTCCATATCTGCAGAGTGCTGAGACTTGAGCACATCCATACTCAAGGATTGTTCATCACACCACCATGTGAGGCCAAAGGTTAAGTCTCCATCATTTTGTTCGATTTCTTCATCTTAGTTGTTGTCTCTGTTCATCTGTTAcgttttttaatgattttttttttttacgtttTTGTATCTGATTTTCGTTATCATAGGTTCTTGTTCTTagatttctgttttgtttttagtatttttttgatttttgtttttgtttgattttgttcgATTTTAGGTTGCTCGATTTctgtttttgtttgatttcttcatttttccatcatagTATTTTGTTCGATTTCTTCAAGTTTACatgttatttgtttgttttttgtttgattttgtttttagttTGCTGATTTCATTTTTCCAGCGTGCACAACATGTCTTATTCTATCCATTCTCGATCTCAAATGTTATTTGTCATCCCAGAGAAGCATGATTCGAAGAGTGTTAAACCTCAAGTCCCTAACTCTCGTTCTCTCCTGCCGCCTGACACTTAAAACTGCCTCTCGGTTGCTTTCCAACACCCAGACTACCACCGTATTCGGTCAATAGGTCTTCTCTTTTCATCTTGTTTTTTTCTTGCTCATATAGGAGTTTCACGGCTCATTTTGTATTTCTTTTCTTGCGATTTCTTTGGTGAAATTTGTTTTATGACTTCTGAGTTAGTGTTATTTGGTGTTAGTTGTTCCCTTCCTCTTTAATTGCTACTTTGAGTTGTTTTCTACTGCAATTTGCTATTGTTAAACTTACAAACAAATGGATAAACTaacaaatattacttcattatgAATGTTTTTTATTGTTCTTTCTTTGATTGATAACTAAATGTTATgagttttttcttattttgattggCTATTTTTATGCGCACATTCAAATTAGTTAGggctaaattattttttcatattcagtgttttgttactttaataatttctaaaattaatAAGCTTAGGGCTTTTTTGGATTCGAATTTGAACTTGAATCCTAGTCCCTAGGGTCTAGAGATCAGTGGAAATAAATGATGATTTTGAAAATATAGACCTGTGAATTCTAATCGTCTCTGAATTCGATAACTCTCAAGTAGATTACATAACAAACGTTACGTAATATAAGCTAGGCTAATTAGATAGGAAATCGTTTgtcaataaatatattttcctGATGATTTTTCAGCTAATTAGATGattgaatttgtaatttttcgGCTTTGTAAATAATGTTATTAGATGATGAATTCATGATAATGATCCAATATTGGAATTGTTGAATTGCTGACGCACTAAATGACTGAGTTTGATTATATAAGtattagtaataaataatatttaggaGTTTGTTAAGTTGGGAGAATAAAATATAGACATAATTAGTATAAATGGAGAGAAAGGGAGGGAAATTAGGATTCATTcaagtaatagttttaagtggAGTTTTATACTCATCGGGAGAGAACAACCTCTCGACTGCTTGTATACTATCTTTTGTAATTGTTCTTTGTTTACATTCaatcttttcatttatatttacATTTTCTTAACAGATTACCCACTATACACCCAAAGATCGAAGGTTTGATCTCAAGAACACGTCTTACACAAACACCAAAACAGAATTTGAATATGTGCAACCCAAGAACAACAatcaataagaaaataagaacaCAATCAAAAGTACACCAAGATTTAAGTGGTTCACCCCTAATTGGACTACGTCCACTGTCCTAGTCTAGATGTCTTGTTGCTCCTTTAACAAGTTCTCAATGGAGATGTATAAATAATGATGATTACAATTGAGAAAGAAGAGAATAAAGAGTAGAGAGAATTACGTAAAGAGAAAATGAaggaaaatgaaagcaatatTCCTAATCTATGTGtttagccctatttatagtttaTAGGGACTAACACTTACATATAATCCTAAGACTAATCAAGAAACGAAACAGAATCAACAAGAATTTGATCCAGCACCAAACGCCGAGTCGGCTTTCCCTTAGCCAGGGGAAAAACCGACTCAGCTTTATCTTCTGCCTCAAATCATCAATACTTCCTTTTAAGCCTATATCATATGTCTGAAATTCCCATTTTGCCCATTCTTAAACCACAACATATTAAACTATGATTAAAGACTCTAAGTCACCCTAATCACCACATTGTCATTAGTAAAATAAGCCCTATGTCTAAGCCGGTCCATGACAAAGTCCTAGTTGTAGAATTTGGTTTCTATGGTAAATTCATTTATGTGCATTGAGTATTACCTAAATAAAGAATGAGAGCTAAATTGTAAGCCAATATATTAAGGGAGATACTAAATTTTGctaccccttttcattttatcaccaTCTTTCtctaaatgaaattacgaatttgcccctaattttttaaaaattacaattttgccactccctacaaatttcttataataataataataataataataacaataataataataataataataataataataataataataataataataataataataatatcaataacaacaataataataataataattaacttttttatattcttcaaaaagaatacaaataaaattaataataataaaagtaataataataataataataataataataataacaacaataataaaattaaaaataataattattattcaaaaagaaaaaaaaattaatcgcccagaaccgggcgattaAACCCCCgttcaatcgccaaaaaagtGGCTATTGAATCGGGGTCCAATCGCCTTATTCTAGgcgattaattttttttttggaaaatttataataataataataataataataataataataataataataataataataatatattaagaatagatatgcattaaattaaattaaattaatagtagtaataacCGCCAGTTTGTTGTGAAAAAAATTACCAAATTAAGAGAAAGTATTTTAAAGAAGTGtgaattatgataataataataataataagaacaacaacaacaacaataataataataataataataataataataataataatataaatgcattaataataataataataataataataataataataataataataataatagtaaataaataaataaataaatcaatcaaaagctttaaaattaccGTTTCATTCACTTGAtcttccatttttcttttttttctttttgctttgatttttcACCACTAATTGTTGAAGATTGGATTATgttgatatatataataaagaaaGCTTGAGTTTCATGGAAAATTCCAACAGCCAATTTACTAACTGAGCTTTTTTAAGCATTGTAAacgtaaattaattaattgtaatcaATTCACCATATGGGAAAACTAAAAGTCTTAATTTGAATCTACAGGGATtttttaatcattattattattattattattattattattattattattattattattatttaaaaaaatatgaaaaagttaataatattattattgttgttattaatattattattattattattatattattattattattatattattattattattattattattattattattatttaaaagaatataaaaaagttaataatattattattgttgttattaataataatattattattattattactattattattatattattattattattattattattattattattattattattattattatttaaaagaatataaaaaagttaataatattattattattgttgttattattattattattattattattattattattattattattacggatatttcatgatataccactgagtttcttcgaaattcaccatatataccacatgaaatgttttaagtcaccatataccattgagtttacgtccgttagcacagaataccattaatgacaactgccgtcagtgtgctgTCAACACTTCCTTCCTCTAGGGTTCTCTCCATTGAATTCCTCCATTTCCCTCTCTCTCCTCATCGAGAAGGTactaatttctctttaatttctgaatttatcatcaagaaaattaaattcaagctTCAAATTTTATTGGTTCTTCCCTTCTCGTAACGCCATTCACTCTCAGGTATTGGATGATCTTCTTCCTCTTCGTAATGCTGTAGTAAAAGGTCAATTTAAATGGGACATGAAAACTGATTTGTATATTCGTAGTCCTACTGAAAAAGCCATCAATGAATTTACCTCTAAGAATAGATTGAAGAAGATTTTGAAGCGTTTATTTTCgtttaatttactttaataaatttactttaataaaaCTGATTTATTTTGGTTCATTTAACATAATCAGAAGCGTTTATTTTCGAAATATGACTTCAAAATTATGCTATGATACAGTACCTATGCCTTTTGTTGATGTTGAACTTTTGGATCTTTTGGATTCCGCATTCTCAGTGAATAAGCCTCGTGGCTGTGGTGTCATGGTGGTGATGGATCTTGTAAACCGTACCGCAGCTGAACTACAGAACGCGAATCGTGTACATTCTGACATCAGAACAACACAACAGCACAACCAGCGAACAacccaccttgcacgacacgtggaggccaAAACGATGCATCCAGAACTTGAGCTACAATAGAAATGAAATCTTGGCACATGGACCTAGCCATTAAGGGCCAAGAACCCTATTAATAACTCACACAACGCTCTGAAATTCGTGTGCAAGGTCATGTAGTCAGCAGCCTTTATACTAGCTTATGTATCAGCCATGCAACAAACTTGTTCAATATCGATGACAAGGCCACCTTGACGGAGCAGTGCAGAAGTGACCGGAGGTCAGGGGAGGAAATCGAGGGTAGAATTGGAATCTCTCCACATGGGCCTTGCTGTCATGGCCCAAGAACCCTCCTCAAAATAACTGGAAGTGCACGAAAAATCGAGGTGAAGGTCGGGCATTCAGCAGAAGAACACTGACAGAAGAGCTGCTGTATTCTGAtttctgttttgatttttaataggcACGTGTAAACCACGAGGCAAGTGTTGACGGCACATTGACGGCAGttgccattaatggtattctgtgttaacggacgtaaacttaatggtatatggtgaattaaaacatttcatgtggcatatggtgaatttcgaaaaaactcagtggtatataaTGAAATAtccgttattattattattattaatttaatttttccaaaaaaaaaaacaaaaaataatcgCCCAGAAttaggcgattggaccccggttctgggtgatttattttattttattttttttgctttttgaataataataattatttttaattttattattgttgttattattattattattattattattattattattattattattataacttatattattattaattttatttatattctttttgaagaatataaaaaagttaattattattattattgttgttattgatattattattattattattattattattattattattattaatattataataataatgataataataataattattattattattataaataagaaatttatgggggtggcaaagttgtaatttttaaaaaattaggggcaaatttgtaattttatttggagggtggtggcgataaaatgaaaagagtgacGAAGTTGAAGGATCGGGTATATTAAAGCCAAGCTCCAATCTTAGCACTTTAGGTAAAAAATCAAACCTCACGCTTTTTAGTTCTCCTCCCCATTTTTCTGACCTTCATCCATCAAAATTAAAACCCTTACCACTTACCTGACGCAGCCACTGACCTTAACTGCCACCTTCACCGTCCGGCGTTAATGCCCCCTAGGCAGGCATTAACCCGTGATCGGCCCATCGAACTTGCCGCAGCTAGCCACCAAAACTCCAAACcatgtatataatttttttttctatttctttctttagttttaaatttgtGCAATTGTTTTAGATTTCTCATTTCTTTGAATGTTAATTGTTAAACATTGTTTGTTAATTCATGATTGATGATTATACAATACCCCAAACCATATTTGTTaatcaatttagggtttttagtttgattggaggtaaatttataaatttaaggtTTCATATCTAATTTTTTGGAATTTATTAGAGTTTCAATATATTAGAGGTTGCTGTATTTTTGAACTATTGGAGTGTTGTAACACACTGTTCAAGTTCAAAGTTCATGTTCTCCGAGGCAGATTACCTTCCAATTTACGCCACAAGGAGAGCCTCCATAACCAAATCTTCAACCTTCCTCTTCATCGCTGCTGCTCAAGCGATTGAAGAGTTTTTAATATTAGGCTTAAATATACGTCAAAAGATTGAAGTTTTGATGAGGGAAAATAAGTTGGATGATGGATTTGTTGAGGAAGTTGATGATGTTGATGGTTGGGATTGGGAACGTTGGTTATTGCATTTTATTGAAGTCGAAGAACAAGAACGTCTGATTAAATGACTCAagcttttttaatttaattttgttctaAGCAATTGGGATGAGTTGATTTTTGGGATTTTTTGATGAATCTAGCAATTGGtcttaataaaattttgatgaatCTAGCAGCTAGAATAATTTTTTGGATTTATTTTAGTTGGGTCTTAATACATGGTGAATTCTTTTGTCATTTCATTAGgttatattgaatttttattttattcgtctACTGCATTTTGACCATATGCAGATATTGGAATTTGGTAAATCTCATAATATGGTTTACGCATTGGGAATTTTGTTAGGTTGTAAATTGTTGAGAGTAGTGGGAATATTTCTTCCCTCTCTTTATCTTAAAATTTGCTCTCACTTTTGCACTGAAAATGCTAAATTCGTACTCTTTTAATCAGTCCTCATGAAATTACTATGATCAAAAATAGCATAAGGATTAAATAGTGTTGAaggcattaaaaaaaattgtgtcgttttttaaaatatgattaAAATGAAGATTAAATGGTGACATTATGTGTtagtttaaaaatataaaaacttgaCTGAACAATTGCGTTAATCAAATGAAGATTAAATTATCGACATCACTTGTTTTTTCGGATCCGCCTCCGCTTGGATGGTTTTCCTGGACCCCGACTTTGTTTAGGATGCTGAGTTGATGACTATGACCTCTGCTTGGATGGTTTATTggttttgattaaaaatatttaattttgagtTGCTTTCTTGTGTAGAAATGATGAATAGCATTGAACATAGGGAGGTTAGTCATTCTAGAGGAAGACAGTTTGATCGAGATGAAGACGAGGAGGATGAAGATGAGGATAACGATATGTCTGCATGGGAGAGGGCCTATACTGACGAGAGATCATGGGAATCTTTGCAAGAAGATGAGTCCGGTCTTTTACGGCCAATTGATAATAAGATGCTCTCCCATGCTCAGTACCGTCGGCGTATACGTGCCATCTCGTCTACTTCAACAGCTACTCGAATTCAGAAAGGCCTTATTCGCTATCTATATGTCGTCATGGATTTTTCACGGGTAAAGAAATCTTAAAATGTgtatatttatcatttattcagCCCAATTTTGCCTGCTAGTTGAGTAGGTGTTGTTATGTTTGTTCCAAACAATAATGAGacttctttttctttatcattttgGAGTTAAGGATGAATATGAAAGGACGCAGACTCTGACTTCCAACTAGATGGATTTCTAGTTTTACATAGTATTGATCTCTGATCAGTGTCTAGTGTAGATAGTGTAGTATTATTTCAACAATACCATTGCCAGTTTTCGCACAAAGCTGTAGAATCTGTATATCGTGAAGTGTTTGACACATGTGTGCAATTTAAGTCATTAATCAGTTATTTTAGATTTGCTCTGCACTATCATTAAGCTAGATAAGTACACAGGTGGGGAaagtttttgtaattattagaTTATTGGTGAGAGTTTTAATTGCTGGAAATACCAAGGAAGCTGTTTTGAGTAACTATtgattcatttatcattgatttacTCTTCTTTATGTTTGAAGTTTGAAATTTTCTCTTTAGGCAGCGACTGAGATGGATTTCAAACCAAGCAGAATGGCTGTAATTGCTAAACATGTAGAGGCTTTCGTAAGGGAATTTTTTGATCAGAATCCACTTAGTCAAATAGGTCTTGTGGTAATTAAAGATGGTGTTGCTAATTGCTTAACAGATATGGGTGGAAGCCCTGAATCTCATATTAaggccttgatgaagaagttagTGTGTTCAGGAGATGCTTCTTTGCAGAATGCTTTAGAACTTGTTCATGAATATCTGGTACAAGTTCCATCATATGGCCATCGTGAAGTTCTTATCTTGTATTCGGCTCTTAGCACTTGTGATCCAGGAGACATAATGGAGACTATTCAAAGATGCAAGAAATCTAAAATTAGGTGTTCCATTGTGGGTCTTTCTGCCGAGATGTTTATTTGCAAACATATCTGCCAGGAAACAGGAGGATCATATTCTATTGCTCTGGATGAGGTGAGTTACTGTTGGAAGAATGTTCTAGATATTTCATGCGAAGGAACTGATTTTTTTGTGACTTTAGTGCTGAAATCAGTTTATGCTATTCTTATAGCCATTTTGATCATTTCCTCAATGTTTTCTCCTGTAGCTCCATCTGAAAGAACTGTTGCTGGAACATGCACCACCTCCTCCAGCCATAGCTGAGTATGCAATTGCTAATTTGATTAGGATGGGTTTTCCTCAAAGAGCAGCTGAAGGTGTAGCTTCAATATGTGTCTGCCATAAAGAGGCTAAGGTTGGTGCTGGTTACACCTGTCCAAGATGCAAGGCACGTGTGTGTGAGTTGCCTACAGAATGTCGCATATGTGGGCTGACTCTTGTTTCTTCCCCCCATTTAGCAAGGTCATATCATCACCTCTTCCCAATAACACCATTTGATGAAGTATCATTTTCACAAGGAAATATGACTGGGAAAAAATCAATAGAGACATGTTTCGGATGCATTCAGAATCTGATGAATCCTGGTAAGCAGTCATAGATATGATTATagtattttaattagttttgcTTTTAGTTATTGTCCTGGTTAATAGAGAAATTGCACAAAGTACTGAATTTTAGTGAGTCATTGTTAATCAACTTTTTTGTTATGGCTAAAAAAGATGATATTTTGAGTTGCTCATTTATAGAGCAACTAATGGTTTTCAATTGTGTGAAACTCGCTAATGACTTTGAGTGGATTATAATTTGTGACTTGAGCTTCTTCCATAGATGTTTTGTATCTGATTTTGCTTGACATGCTTGTGGCAGAAGCTAGACTTTATATTTGTTTAGCTCTTTCTCTGCCATAGTGTCTGCTTTTGATGATTTTATGTGCTTCTTGCCTTCTGTTATGTGATAATTTCGATTAGGAAGTTTGACAAAAGCAGCTGTTAAGATTGCTGGTGCCGGACACTGATTTTTAAGTCTAACAGATGAGCATAGAACTTTTTATTTGAGCTGATTAACAGTGAGGACTATATAGGCCCATTTAAAACCTGTTGGCCTGATCTGTCCATCAATATTTTCAAATGAAGAATGTTGTACGTTTGTTAATTATCATGAATAATCTTACCTTCTCAATTATTAACGGTCTTCTTAAAATAATTCGAACTGAATTGATTtttagttgagattattttgaGAAGATTATATGATATTTTCCTAAAGTAATTCTGCAAGTTACTGATTCCAATGAGATATCCCCTTATGTTGGGGCATGTGTTGTTGTGCAGTTAGCTTTATGTCTGAGCTATCATGTAAAACCGATGTGTACTGATGATTTGTAATTAGTTGTTATAAATCAACAACCAATGATTAGTTCTTGAATTTGTAAGACATTTGAATGATGATTTGAGTTTAAGTTAGTTGTTATACCTCTTACACTTCGTTTGGATAAGAATTtcgaaaagaaaagaaaggaagaaggGGAGGGGAAAGCGAGGGAAGTTACTCTTGTTTAGGAGGGGAcggaagggaaaggaagagaGATGACAGTTTGCTTCCAAATCTTCTCAACTATGGATCGATTGTGAGTTGTGACCTTAAcaaaaattattctatctattccctccaaatccctccccTTCAAATCCCTTCCCTCTCATTTTTTATCCAACAAAGGGATTCTTCTTCCCTCCAAATCTTTCCTCTTCCTTTCCCTCCAAAtccttccatccaaacacaCCATTACTGTTATTTGATACACTAGTGATAGTTATTTGTCAATAGGCATGGAAAGTGTGAAAAATGATGTTGAATTTAGCAACATTTTACTCTCTTCTCCAAACATAGGCTCTTCATCAGTGATTTGCTTTGTTCTTTGATGGTTATCAACAATTTTTTGTGATTGATGCAGGTACTGCATCTGGCTACTGTGTTACTTGCCCAAAATGCAAAAAGTATTTCTGTCTTGATTGTGACATTTATATTCATGAAAGTTTACATAATTGTCCTGGCTGTGAGAGCTTGAGACACTCTAAATCAATCAATACTGGTGAGGGCTGAAAGACCTATCCTGCCTTGCTCGTGATTAAATGGTGAGAATCTGATCCTAATTCTTACTGCGGCTGAGTTGTCTTTTAATTGAATTAGTTAAGTTTTATCTCTTACCTTTTATTTAGCTCTTAACCTGCTTCGGCATTATGTTAGATAATACATCTGATTATTGTCCCTTTCTTCCTTGTTTTGACATGTATTTGTAGCATATATAGGAGGGTTACCTCTAGATTAGAGGTTAAaattatgagaaatcaaaatttctactgtcattttatttaattgtttcAGGGACAAatacaatgccaaagccttgaaTCTAAAAGATTGGGGTCATTTGCATGAGATCGTTTGGTCATCTACATGAATTCGCTATCATTTCATTTTATAGATCGTTACTTACTCGTGCTATTTACTTATATGCTATTAAAACTTGTGAGTTTCAGGTGTTAACTTGTGACAATAAATTTAGCTGTTTGAAATGAGAGGCAACGAACAAACAAAGTGTAGACAGTAAAATCTGTGTTTGCCAGACTGTTTGGATTTCGATGCATCCAGATTATCTGTTATAAAGCAATTCAAGTGATCGAGATATTTCGTCCAATCCGGTCATTTTCTGGTTGTATCCTGCCTTGTTTGTTCAAAGCAAAGTTGGagatttcatattttatattcatCCCAATTAAAAAGGGGTAATACTTGAAAAGTTGCCCAATACTTAATGAGCTTGTTCAACTTGAATTTTGCTTGTAAAATCTTCTTTATTTTAGGGCAGCAAAATGGAAATTTGTGCTGGAATCGAAAATTGCTTTCATGCAGAATTTTAgaacatggaagtgattttgaTTTGTGGTTTTATATATCGAAAATGAATTTATGGTTTTAGTACTTGTTttgatttataaatatatttattgggattaatagcttgtattttttttttgagtttggtAATTTAGATACGAGATAATATCTATAATACAAGGATGAAAAGatgaatattttgaaaaatgatGTTGGTATATGAATTTTcttgaaattaaaaaacattAGATTTTCATGTTTAAATCTTGGAATTTTACAAGGATTTCTAttcaaaattcatttttttagttCCAAAATTTCCAAATTCAAAAGCTTTTTGATCAAATGGAGATACATTTTCAAAATGGATGGAATTATTTAACTTATGTATTGTTCATCTTAACTTCATGAACAAATAGTATCAATTTTGTAACAaacaaa
Proteins encoded in this region:
- the LOC130826092 gene encoding general transcription factor IIH subunit 2 — protein: MMNSIEHREVSHSRGRQFDRDEDEEDEDEDNDMSAWERAYTDERSWESLQEDESGLLRPIDNKMLSHAQYRRRIRAISSTSTATRIQKGLIRYLYVVMDFSRAATEMDFKPSRMAVIAKHVEAFVREFFDQNPLSQIGLVVIKDGVANCLTDMGGSPESHIKALMKKLVCSGDASLQNALELVHEYLVQVPSYGHREVLILYSALSTCDPGDIMETIQRCKKSKIRCSIVGLSAEMFICKHICQETGGSYSIALDELHLKELLLEHAPPPPAIAEYAIANLIRMGFPQRAAEGVASICVCHKEAKVGAGYTCPRCKARVCELPTECRICGLTLVSSPHLARSYHHLFPITPFDEVSFSQGNMTGKKSIETCFGCIQNLMNPGTASGYCVTCPKCKKYFCLDCDIYIHESLHNCPGCESLRHSKSINTGEG